From the genome of Rhizobium sp. NXC24, one region includes:
- a CDS encoding CheR family methyltransferase, with product MTKKSRVKKSDELLTDAGVENNEGAALRLPIVVGIGASGMETGGLEVFLEHMHSSPGAVFVIVLQYRDAFDQDALQARLATVSGRIVRWASNGEAIESERIYIVPAGVTAALKNDRLLINHAFDTSGERGTMDSFLVSLAEQEQKRAIGVVMSGCGTDGTLGVIAVKEQGGLALAERGPEFVDISHPSSQPKSAAAVADLVLSAEELATRIKAQIRSLQRQTLAQDFDELVMQAGPQLTRIAAVLRNRTGHDFHGYKPNTFLRRVQRRIQVTQTDTIENYLEFLRSDADEANSLFNDLLIGVTHFFRDAKEFEYLEREVIPKLFEGKGAGDHIRIWVLGCATGEEAYSIAILLREQMARLDIVPHIQIFATDIDNRALAQARVGRYAASAIKDVTPERLARWFVKEGETYCVVKELREMCLFSQHNLIKDAPFSRLDMVSCRNLLIYLGAELQNRVIPLFHFALRPGGYLFLGNSENVSRHGKLFSPIDRRFRIFRQIETMTRLLPDFPLSAATERNPSTATPSGMRSAVNNVSVLTKQAERIMERYAPAYMIVDENHDVLHFSGRTGKFIDPPSGHASLNVFSLIHRDLRIDLRAALHKAETDKATVKVSGLKIGQNGSALVVTMSIEPIDPAPGQPRRFMVILQDGHVVGEDGAGGVIPSAGQEEHVRRLEDELRQAHDRLQATVEELESTNEELKASNEEYQSVNEELQSSNEELETSKEELQSLNEELQTVNGELAHRVEELARANSDLRNLLDSTQIAAVFLDNDLRIKSFTPAITDIFHLIDTDLGRPIHHIATRIAYDDLEQDARRVIRTLSSMERETKNPQTGSQYLIRVLPYRSVDNVIEGAVLTFMDVTALVRAEERLRDREALLRSVVEGIPQLVWRAAAEGNWTWSSPQWTTYTGQTEIASLGRGWLEPIYPDDRKKVLEAWKEAESTGLLELEHRLFNAETNGYRTVHLRARPVKNDAGKVVEWFGTATDVHEMQLLQEHQQILLHELQHRVRNTLAIVRSIAAHTAETSDTVADYARHLEGRINAMARTQTLLTSAPDAPIDLRGLIESEISAQTGKDENPVTITGPDAALFGKVAENMSLAIHELTSNAVKYGALSKEGGELHVSFHNHSDGKKPSLKLVWQETGLTGLPEKPARRGFGSELIESVVPYQFGGTGRIEFTPEGLICTIELPLSEKIKLHDH from the coding sequence GTGACAAAGAAATCTCGGGTAAAAAAAAGCGACGAGCTTTTGACTGATGCCGGAGTTGAAAACAACGAAGGTGCTGCTTTGCGGTTGCCGATCGTAGTCGGGATCGGAGCTTCCGGGATGGAGACCGGCGGCCTCGAAGTTTTCCTCGAGCATATGCACTCTTCTCCGGGCGCCGTATTTGTCATCGTACTGCAATATCGCGACGCTTTCGATCAGGACGCATTGCAGGCCCGTCTGGCGACAGTGAGCGGCCGCATCGTGCGGTGGGCCTCGAATGGGGAAGCAATAGAATCCGAGCGCATCTATATCGTTCCGGCTGGCGTGACCGCCGCCTTGAAAAATGACCGGCTGCTGATAAATCACGCATTCGACACATCCGGTGAACGCGGGACCATGGACAGCTTCCTGGTCTCTTTGGCCGAGCAGGAGCAAAAGCGGGCCATCGGGGTTGTTATGAGCGGCTGCGGGACGGACGGCACTCTCGGCGTTATTGCTGTCAAGGAGCAAGGCGGGTTGGCGCTAGCGGAAAGGGGCCCGGAATTTGTCGACATATCCCACCCGTCCTCACAGCCGAAAAGCGCGGCTGCGGTGGCGGACCTGGTGTTGTCTGCCGAGGAACTGGCAACCCGCATCAAGGCGCAGATTCGCAGCCTCCAGCGCCAGACGCTGGCGCAGGATTTCGACGAACTGGTTATGCAAGCCGGGCCGCAGTTGACGCGGATTGCCGCCGTGCTTCGCAACAGGACAGGTCACGACTTTCATGGCTATAAGCCCAATACGTTCTTGCGGCGCGTGCAGCGCCGCATTCAGGTAACACAGACTGATACCATCGAAAATTATCTTGAATTTCTGCGTTCCGATGCCGACGAGGCAAATAGCCTGTTCAACGACCTGCTGATCGGCGTGACGCATTTCTTCCGGGATGCGAAAGAGTTCGAATATCTCGAACGCGAGGTCATTCCGAAACTTTTCGAAGGCAAGGGAGCGGGCGATCACATCCGTATATGGGTGCTTGGCTGCGCCACGGGCGAAGAAGCATATTCCATTGCTATTCTTTTGCGTGAACAGATGGCGAGGCTCGACATCGTGCCGCACATCCAGATCTTTGCCACCGATATTGATAACCGCGCGCTGGCGCAGGCGCGTGTCGGACGATATGCCGCCTCCGCTATCAAGGATGTTACGCCCGAGCGTCTGGCGCGATGGTTCGTCAAGGAGGGCGAAACCTATTGCGTGGTCAAGGAACTGCGGGAAATGTGCCTGTTTTCGCAGCACAATCTCATCAAGGATGCACCCTTCTCAAGGCTCGACATGGTTTCGTGCCGCAACCTGCTGATTTATCTGGGCGCAGAACTTCAGAACAGGGTCATTCCCCTCTTTCATTTCGCGCTGCGGCCCGGTGGCTATCTCTTCCTTGGAAATTCCGAAAATGTCAGCCGGCACGGAAAGCTTTTTTCCCCAATAGATCGCCGCTTCCGGATATTTCGACAAATCGAAACCATGACGCGTCTGCTGCCGGATTTTCCGCTGTCGGCGGCAACCGAGCGCAATCCGTCCACGGCCACGCCGTCGGGAATGCGCTCGGCCGTCAACAATGTTTCCGTACTGACGAAGCAGGCCGAGCGGATCATGGAGCGGTATGCGCCTGCTTACATGATCGTCGACGAAAACCATGATGTGCTGCATTTTTCCGGCCGCACCGGCAAGTTCATCGATCCGCCTTCGGGTCATGCCAGTCTCAATGTCTTTAGTCTGATCCATCGTGATCTGCGCATAGATTTGCGTGCAGCGCTCCATAAGGCAGAGACCGATAAGGCAACGGTCAAAGTCAGTGGCTTGAAGATCGGTCAAAACGGCAGCGCGTTGGTGGTGACCATGTCGATCGAACCGATCGATCCCGCGCCGGGGCAGCCACGCCGTTTCATGGTGATCCTCCAGGATGGCCATGTGGTTGGCGAGGATGGCGCCGGCGGCGTCATTCCATCCGCCGGTCAGGAAGAACATGTGCGGCGCCTGGAAGACGAGCTTCGCCAGGCACACGACCGGCTTCAGGCTACGGTCGAGGAGCTGGAAAGCACCAACGAGGAATTGAAGGCTTCGAACGAGGAGTACCAGTCCGTCAACGAAGAGCTTCAATCGTCGAACGAGGAACTCGAGACCTCCAAGGAAGAACTCCAGTCACTCAACGAAGAACTCCAGACGGTCAACGGTGAACTCGCTCATCGCGTGGAAGAACTGGCGCGCGCAAATTCCGATCTCAGGAATCTGCTCGACAGCACGCAGATTGCCGCTGTTTTTCTAGACAACGATCTGCGCATCAAAAGCTTCACGCCCGCGATCACCGATATCTTCCATCTCATCGATACCGATCTCGGCAGACCGATCCATCACATTGCCACGAGAATTGCCTATGACGATCTCGAGCAGGATGCGCGTCGCGTCATCCGAACGCTGAGCAGTATGGAACGGGAGACGAAAAACCCGCAGACCGGTTCGCAATATCTCATCCGCGTGCTCCCCTATCGCAGCGTCGACAATGTGATCGAGGGTGCCGTCCTGACCTTCATGGACGTGACGGCGCTCGTAAGGGCAGAAGAACGCCTGCGTGACCGCGAAGCGCTTCTGCGTTCTGTCGTCGAAGGCATTCCGCAGCTTGTCTGGCGCGCGGCAGCAGAAGGCAATTGGACCTGGAGCAGTCCGCAATGGACGACCTACACCGGACAAACCGAGATTGCATCGCTGGGCAGAGGCTGGCTTGAACCGATATATCCCGATGATCGCAAGAAGGTCCTCGAAGCCTGGAAGGAAGCCGAAAGCACCGGACTGCTCGAATTGGAACACCGCCTCTTCAATGCCGAAACGAATGGATACAGAACCGTGCATCTTCGTGCCCGGCCAGTGAAGAACGATGCCGGCAAGGTAGTCGAATGGTTCGGGACGGCGACCGATGTGCATGAAATGCAGCTTCTTCAAGAGCATCAGCAGATATTGCTGCATGAGCTTCAGCACCGTGTGCGCAATACGCTTGCGATTGTTCGTTCGATTGCCGCCCATACTGCCGAAACGAGCGATACGGTGGCAGACTATGCCCGTCATCTGGAAGGCCGCATCAATGCAATGGCCAGAACGCAGACCTTGTTGACGAGTGCGCCGGATGCCCCAATTGACCTCAGAGGCCTGATCGAAAGCGAAATATCCGCACAGACCGGTAAGGATGAAAATCCGGTTACGATAACTGGCCCGGACGCGGCGCTTTTCGGGAAAGTGGCTGAAAATATGAGTCTCGCGATTCACGAATTGACAAGCAACGCGGTGAAATATGGTGCGTTGTCGAAAGAAGGCGGCGAGTTGCACGTATCATTCCATAATCATAGTGACGGCAAAAAGCCTTCTCTGAAGCTGGTCTGGCAAGAGACAGGGCTTACGGGATTGCCGGAGAAGCCGGCACGGCGCGGATTTGGGTCGGAGCTGATTGAAAGTGTAGTGCCGTATCAGTTCGGCGGCACCGGACGGATCGAATTTACGCCGGAAGGATTGATCTGCACCATCGAACTTCCTCTTTCCGAGAAGATCAAGCTGCATGACCATTAA
- a CDS encoding chemotaxis protein CheB — MANRDIIVIGGSAGSSDPLRTILGALPHNLKAAVIIIVHVPANSSGIFRSVASASCNLPVKNAEDGDVILPGHVYLAPPNYHLLVIKEKLALGNGPRENLSRPSIDSLFRSAALSYGPRTIGILLSGRMNDGASGLATIKKAGGIALVQAPTDAASPEMPTSALEATPVDLSATSAELAKAILRFASEPPGPLRPLPAGVRIEVEIAAGARADTSKIKELADTSPLTCPECGGVLSEVRDTQPLRFRCQIGHAYTAKALIAEQRDSIDVAMRVALRIVEERAALVSRMAKEASKANRLGMAEMHEERASEYRKHVDVLRTAILQGMEDKDPHESGSEVVDLEMHAGTKPKS, encoded by the coding sequence ATGGCAAATCGCGACATCATCGTCATTGGCGGATCGGCGGGATCATCCGATCCCCTGAGAACCATTCTAGGCGCCCTGCCTCACAACCTGAAGGCGGCGGTGATCATCATTGTCCACGTCCCGGCAAATAGCTCCGGTATATTCAGGTCCGTGGCCTCCGCCTCCTGCAATTTGCCTGTAAAAAACGCCGAGGATGGCGATGTCATTCTACCTGGCCATGTCTACCTTGCTCCTCCCAACTACCACCTGCTAGTGATCAAGGAGAAGCTGGCCTTGGGAAACGGGCCCCGCGAAAATCTCTCTCGTCCCTCGATCGACTCGCTCTTTCGCTCCGCCGCCCTTTCCTATGGTCCAAGAACCATTGGTATCCTTCTCAGCGGCAGGATGAACGATGGCGCATCCGGCCTGGCGACAATAAAGAAAGCCGGGGGCATCGCCTTGGTTCAAGCTCCGACCGATGCGGCTTCCCCTGAAATGCCGACATCGGCATTGGAAGCCACTCCCGTCGATCTCAGTGCGACATCCGCGGAATTGGCAAAGGCAATCCTTCGCTTCGCATCGGAGCCGCCGGGGCCACTGCGACCGTTACCGGCAGGTGTCAGGATTGAAGTGGAGATCGCCGCAGGGGCGCGCGCAGACACCTCTAAAATCAAGGAACTAGCCGACACTTCCCCCTTGACATGCCCGGAATGCGGGGGTGTTTTATCGGAGGTGCGGGATACGCAACCCCTGCGGTTTCGCTGCCAAATCGGCCATGCCTATACTGCGAAGGCACTAATTGCCGAACAGCGCGATTCCATTGATGTCGCCATGCGCGTGGCGCTGCGAATCGTGGAGGAACGCGCTGCTCTCGTCAGCCGTATGGCAAAGGAAGCCTCAAAGGCCAACCGCCTGGGCATGGCGGAAATGCATGAGGAGCGGGCTAGCGAATACAGAAAGCACGTAGATGTCTTGCGCACGGCCATTCTTCAGGGCATGGAAGACAAGGACCCTCACGAAAGCGGGTCTGAGGTCGTTGACCTCGAAATGCATGCGGGAACGAAGCCGAAATCGTAA
- a CDS encoding response regulator, with translation MSPSYSHFFSGRRILIVEDEYLLANEARRQLLKLGAIVVGPTGRVDQALELIQDEDVDAAILDVHLDGEMVFPVAERLDALNIPYVFATGYDPSIIPARFTGFVLCEKPIEIEHIARALFGPRSQDS, from the coding sequence ATGAGCCCAAGCTACAGCCACTTCTTTTCCGGCCGACGGATTTTGATCGTAGAAGACGAATATCTTCTTGCCAACGAGGCGCGTCGGCAGTTGCTGAAGCTCGGAGCTATAGTCGTCGGGCCGACGGGAAGGGTCGACCAAGCCCTCGAACTAATCCAGGACGAAGATGTCGATGCGGCGATCCTCGATGTCCATCTTGACGGCGAGATGGTGTTTCCCGTGGCCGAGAGGCTGGATGCGCTCAATATTCCTTATGTCTTTGCGACCGGTTATGATCCGTCGATCATTCCCGCGCGTTTTACCGGCTTCGTACTTTGCGAAAAGCCGATCGAGATAGAACACATCGCACGAGCCCTTTTCGGGCCTCGGTCCCAGGATTCCTAA